One segment of Nothobranchius furzeri strain GRZ-AD chromosome 13, NfurGRZ-RIMD1, whole genome shotgun sequence DNA contains the following:
- the slc1a5 gene encoding neutral amino acid transporter B(0), translating to MAEKVDIDMKAVNGEPLANGLGIHKKTGRESLSERVLRIVRANLLVILTVAGVIIGVFIGLGVRNVGLTKTQEIYIGFPGEILIRLLKMIIIPLVVCSLVSGAASIDPKALGKLGGWAMLFFLVTTLIASSIGVVMAFIIKPGAVDKPPKMDGLSEDMPPPKEVIDSFLDLIRNIFPSNLVSAAFQSYATSYKLVKMNGTDGNLNFTVEKVPTGTDQDGMNILGLVVFAIVFGIALRKLGEEGEILIKFFNSFNEATMVLVSWIMWYAPFGIMFLVAGKIVEMDDVGKLFASLGKYIACCIIGHAIHGLLVLPAIYFLFTRKNPYTFLWGIFTALATAFGTSSSSATLPLMMKCVEEKNGVSKHISRFILPIGATVNMDGAALFQCVAAVFIAQLNDTRLNFIQVITILVTATASSVGAAGIPAGGVLTLAIILEAIGLPTTDISLILAVDWVVDRTCTVLNVEGDAFGAGLLQFYVDRNAKHEGEVELSDVRMDSSAAIPEQSPLIDKRGLEDSSERAKVVHSQDKESAM from the exons ATGGCTGAGAAGGTAGATATTGATATGAAGGCAGTGAACGGCGAGCCCCTAGCTAATGGACTGGGCATCCACAAGAAGACCGGCCGGGAGTCGCTGTCCGAACGGGTGCTCAGAATCGTTCGGGCCAACTTGCTGGTGATTCTCACCGTGGCCGGCGTCATCATCGGTGTATTTATTGGACTTGGGGTCCGCAACGTGGGACTGACAAAGACGCAGGAGATTTACATTGGGTTCCCAGGGGAGATCCTCATTCGACTCCTGAAGATGATCATCATCCCCCtggttgtgtgcagtttggtgtccgGAGCCGCCAGCATTGATCCCAAAGCACTGGGGAAACTTGGCGGCTGGGCCATGCTCTTCTTCCTGGTCACCACGCTTATCGCATCATCGATCGGTGTCGTGATGGCTTTTATAATCAAGCCAGGCGCCGTCGACAAACCCCCGAAGATGGATGGGTTGAGCGAAGATATGCCACCTCCTAAAGAAGTTATAGACTCCTTCTTGGATTTGATCAG AAACATCTTCCCTTCCAACCTGGTGTCTGCTGCCTTTCAGTCG TATGCCACCTCCTACAAGCTGGTTAAAATGAACGGCACAGACGGGAACCTTAACTTCACAGTGGAGAAG GTGCCCACTGGAACAGACCAAGATGGCATGAATATTCTCGGTCTGGTGGTGTTTGCCATTGTGTTTGGTATTGCGTTGAGGAAGCTGGGTGAGGAAGGAGAAATCCTGATCAAGTTCTTCAACTCCTTCAACGAGGCCACCATGGTGCTGGTCTCCTGGATCATGTG GTACGCCCCTTTTGGTATCATGTTCCTTGTTGCCGGTAAGATTGTGGAAATGGATGACGTTGGCAAACTATTTGCCAGTTTGGGAAAATACATAGCCTGCTGCATTATTGGCCACGCCATCCACGGCTTACTGGTGCTGCCGGCCATCTACTTCCTCTTCACGAGGAAGAACCCGTACACCTTCCTGTGGGGGATCTTCACAGCGCTGGCAACTGCTTTCGGAACAAGCTCCAG CTCTGCCACGCTGCCCCTCATGATGAAGTGCGTGGAGGAGAAAAACGGCGTTTCCAAGCACATCAGCCGCTTCATCCTGCCCATCGGTGCAACGGTCAACATGGACGGAGCCGCTCTCTTTCAGTGTGTGGCTGCGGTTTTTATTGCCCAGCTGAATGACACAAGGCTCAACTTCATCCAAGTCATAACCATCCT TGTGACGGCAACAGCGTCCAGTGTTGGAGCGGCCGGTATTCCAGCAGGTGGGGTGCTGACATTAGCCATCATCCTGGAGGCGATAGGACTACCAACCACTGACATCTCTCTCATCCTGGCTGTTGACTGGGTCGT TGATCGTACCTGCACTGTGCTGAACGTGGAGGGCGATGCGTTTGGAGCTGGACTCCTGCAGTTCTACGTGGACCGCAACGCCAAACACGAAGGAGAAGTGGAGCTGAGCGATGTCAGGATGGATTCGTCTGCTGCCATCCCTGAGCAATCACCGCTCATAGACAAACGAGGTTTGGAGGACAGTTCAGAACGTGCTAAGGTGGTTCATTCCCAGGATAAGGAATCAGCCATGTAA